A portion of the Faecalibacterium sp. I3-3-89 genome contains these proteins:
- a CDS encoding XRE family transcriptional regulator gives MEFSTKIKMAEAVARMKEAELARQIGTTPQAFNQRMKTGKFKYEELEQIAAALGAELIVNFRFPDGTEV, from the coding sequence ATGGAGTTCTCCACGAAAATCAAAATGGCCGAGGCCGTAGCCAGAATGAAAGAAGCTGAACTTGCCCGGCAAATCGGTACTACACCGCAGGCGTTCAACCAGCGGATGAAGACCGGGAAGTTCAAATACGAGGAGTTGGAGCAGATTGCAGCCGCCCTTGGCGCAGAACTGATTGTCAACTTCCGATTTCCGGATGGAACCGAGGTATGA
- a CDS encoding helix-turn-helix domain-containing protein — MIRIMLSTRLGERRMTQSELARATGIRSQTINEMYHDFSDRVNLDDLDLICEALDCTLSDLLIYEPNEVRRVKEVRRIPKTVSNNRKK, encoded by the coding sequence ATGATTAGGATTATGCTGTCCACCCGCCTTGGCGAACGGCGGATGACACAGAGCGAACTTGCTCGCGCCACCGGGATCCGCAGCCAGACCATCAACGAAATGTACCATGACTTCTCCGACCGGGTCAATCTGGATGACCTCGACCTTATCTGTGAAGCTCTGGACTGCACACTCAGCGACTTACTTATTTATGAGCCGAATGAGGTGCGCAGAGTAAAAGAGGTCCGGCGAATCCCGAAAACGGTGAGCAATAACCGCAAAAAGTAA
- a CDS encoding LytR/AlgR family response regulator transcription factor, producing the protein MLKIAFCDDETAEIAQLEELLEEYAAARGQEFVHTSYQSSVELMADIEKGKHFDIMLLDILMPGENGMTAAREVREHDTNVKIIFLTASPEFAVESYAVDAWYYQLKPIRQEDFFRLMDSACAACSKEQTHSLILRSKNGIVRVELEKLVYCEVMGRTLTFHLNSGVVLESMGRLDDLCDQLMPYPNFLRPHRSFLINMEYIANIAARSITMQDGAEVPVPHGKYSELKNRYLSYIFDRKQVVM; encoded by the coding sequence ATGCTGAAAATCGCATTCTGTGACGACGAAACCGCAGAGATCGCGCAGCTGGAAGAGCTGCTGGAAGAATATGCCGCTGCCCGAGGGCAGGAATTTGTCCATACATCCTACCAAAGCTCGGTGGAGCTGATGGCAGACATCGAGAAGGGCAAACACTTCGACATCATGCTGCTGGATATTCTGATGCCGGGCGAGAACGGGATGACGGCGGCCCGGGAGGTTCGGGAGCACGACACCAACGTAAAGATCATCTTCCTCACCGCAAGCCCGGAGTTTGCGGTGGAGTCCTATGCGGTGGATGCGTGGTATTACCAGCTCAAGCCCATCCGGCAGGAGGACTTTTTCCGCCTGATGGACTCAGCCTGCGCCGCCTGCAGCAAAGAGCAGACCCACAGCCTCATCCTCCGCAGTAAAAACGGCATCGTCCGGGTAGAGCTGGAAAAGCTGGTCTACTGCGAGGTGATGGGCCGGACGCTCACCTTCCACCTGAACAGCGGGGTCGTGCTGGAGAGCATGGGCCGGCTGGACGACCTCTGCGATCAGCTCATGCCCTACCCGAACTTCCTCCGCCCCCACCGCTCCTTCCTCATCAATATGGAGTACATCGCCAACATCGCAGCCCGCTCCATCACGATGCAGGACGGGGCCGAGGTGCCGGTGCCCCACGGAAAATATTCGGAGCTGAAAAACCGCTACCTGAGCTATATTTTTGACCGAAAGCAGGTGGTCATGTAG